Proteins encoded within one genomic window of Micromonospora halotolerans:
- a CDS encoding TetR/AcrR family transcriptional regulator C-terminal domain-containing protein yields the protein MSPHGQGQEPPYRRIAAEIRRRIDLGELQPGDRVPSARQLTREHGVAIATATRVLALLRAEGLVLTRPGAGTVVAASRPEPRRAEPELSRERVLRTAIALADEGGLAAVSMRQIAAELGVATMSLYRHVRGRDELILAMADAVLADAPLPATEPAGWRARLDVLARAQWAVYRRHRWLPHVISIARPQPLPHGMAHTDMALRATAGLGLDRQARWHVAITLMAYVKGIATNLEMGAQAVQDTGLTHDQWVDRQQATFQQVMAGGGLATMDALTSGGVDLDLETVFDFGLRRLLDGVATLIAGDVSPGR from the coding sequence ATGTCGCCGCACGGTCAGGGTCAGGAGCCGCCGTACCGGCGGATCGCCGCGGAGATCCGCCGCCGCATCGACCTGGGCGAGCTGCAACCCGGTGACCGGGTGCCCTCGGCCCGGCAGCTCACCCGCGAGCACGGGGTGGCCATCGCCACCGCGACCCGGGTGCTCGCCCTGCTCCGCGCCGAGGGACTGGTGCTGACCCGCCCGGGCGCCGGCACCGTCGTCGCCGCGTCCCGGCCCGAGCCGCGGCGGGCGGAGCCGGAGCTGAGCCGCGAACGGGTGCTGCGCACCGCGATCGCCCTCGCCGACGAGGGCGGCCTGGCGGCGGTGTCCATGCGCCAGATCGCCGCCGAGCTGGGCGTGGCCACCATGTCGCTCTACCGGCACGTACGCGGCCGGGACGAGCTGATCCTGGCGATGGCCGACGCGGTGCTGGCCGACGCTCCGCTGCCGGCCACCGAGCCGGCCGGCTGGCGCGCCCGGCTGGACGTGCTCGCCCGGGCCCAGTGGGCGGTCTACCGGCGGCACCGCTGGCTGCCGCACGTCATCTCGATCGCCCGGCCGCAGCCGCTGCCGCACGGCATGGCGCACACCGACATGGCCCTGCGGGCCACCGCCGGGCTGGGCCTGGACCGGCAGGCGCGCTGGCACGTGGCGATCACCCTGATGGCCTACGTGAAGGGCATCGCGACCAACCTGGAGATGGGCGCGCAGGCGGTGCAGGACACCGGCCTCACCCACGACCAGTGGGTGGACCGGCAGCAGGCCACGTTCCAGCAGGTGATGGCCGGTGGCGGGCTGGCCACCATGGACGCCCTGACCAGCGGCGGCGTCGACCTCGACCTGGAGACCGTGTTCGACTTCGGCCTGCGCCGCCTGCTCGACGGCGTCGCCACGTTGATTGCGGGCGACGTCAGTCCGGGAAGGTGA
- a CDS encoding aldehyde dehydrogenase family protein: MDLADAPPALLVRRHLHIAGDWVDPADGGTIPVENPATGEVLGQVPAGTPADVDRAVAAARAAFPGWAATAPAERAAHLDRLHTALAARADDIARTVALELGTPLKLATRVQAGLPLAVLRGMVDLAARPPAEETIGNSLVVREPVGVVGAITPWNYPLHQVVAKVAPALAAGCTVVLKPSELTPLTAYLLFDAITEAGLPPGVVNLVPGTGPVVGEALAAHPDVDLVSFTGSTATGRRIAHLAADRIARVALELGGKSANVILADADLPTAVKVGVGNALLNSGQTCTAWTRMLVHRDRYAEALDLVAAAVAGYRPGDPFDPATRLGPLVSAAQAERVRGHVDRALADGARLVAGGPDAPLPPRGHFVAPTVFADVHPDSDLAQEEVFGPVLAVIPFADTDEAVAIANNSRYGLAGAVWSAEEEAALAVARRLRTGQVDVNGGAFNPLAPFGGYKQSGLGRELGGHGIEEFTELKAIQR, from the coding sequence ATGGATCTCGCCGACGCGCCCCCCGCCCTGCTGGTCCGCCGCCATCTGCACATCGCCGGGGACTGGGTCGACCCGGCGGACGGCGGGACGATCCCGGTCGAGAACCCGGCCACCGGGGAGGTCCTCGGGCAGGTTCCCGCCGGCACCCCGGCCGACGTGGACCGCGCCGTGGCCGCCGCCCGGGCCGCCTTCCCCGGCTGGGCCGCCACCGCCCCCGCCGAACGGGCCGCCCACCTCGACCGGCTGCACACCGCGCTCGCCGCCCGGGCCGACGACATCGCCCGCACGGTGGCCCTCGAACTGGGCACCCCGCTCAAGCTCGCCACCCGGGTGCAGGCCGGCCTGCCGCTGGCGGTGCTGCGCGGCATGGTCGACCTGGCCGCCCGCCCGCCGGCGGAGGAGACCATCGGCAACTCCCTCGTGGTCCGCGAGCCGGTCGGCGTGGTCGGCGCGATCACCCCGTGGAACTACCCGCTGCACCAGGTGGTCGCCAAGGTGGCCCCGGCCCTCGCCGCCGGCTGCACGGTGGTGCTCAAGCCCAGCGAGCTGACGCCGCTCACCGCGTACCTGCTCTTCGACGCGATCACCGAGGCCGGGCTGCCGCCCGGGGTGGTCAACCTGGTGCCCGGCACCGGGCCGGTGGTCGGCGAGGCCCTGGCCGCCCACCCCGACGTCGACCTGGTCTCGTTCACCGGCTCCACCGCCACCGGCCGGCGGATCGCCCACCTGGCCGCCGACCGGATCGCCCGGGTCGCCCTGGAACTCGGCGGCAAGTCGGCCAACGTGATCCTCGCCGACGCCGACCTGCCCACCGCCGTGAAGGTCGGGGTCGGCAACGCGCTGCTCAACTCGGGTCAGACCTGCACCGCCTGGACCCGCATGCTGGTCCACCGCGACCGGTACGCCGAGGCGCTGGACCTGGTCGCGGCGGCCGTGGCCGGATACCGGCCCGGCGACCCGTTCGACCCGGCCACCCGGCTCGGCCCGCTGGTCTCCGCCGCCCAGGCCGAGCGGGTCCGCGGCCACGTCGACCGGGCGCTCGCGGACGGCGCCCGCCTCGTCGCCGGCGGCCCGGACGCGCCGCTGCCGCCGCGCGGGCACTTCGTCGCCCCCACCGTGTTCGCCGACGTGCACCCGGACAGCGACCTCGCGCAGGAGGAGGTCTTCGGCCCGGTGCTCGCGGTCATCCCGTTCGCCGACACCGACGAGGCCGTCGCCATCGCCAACAACTCCCGGTACGGGCTGGCCGGCGCGGTCTGGTCCGCCGAAGAGGAGGCGGCGCTGGCCGTGGCCCGCCGGCTGCGCACCGGCCAGGTGGACGTCAACGGCGGGGCGTTCAACCCGCTCGCCCCGTTCGGCGGCTACAAGCAGTCCGGCCTCGGCCGCGAACTGGGCGGCCACGGCATCGAGGAGTTCACCGAGCTGAAGGCGATCCAGCGGTGA
- a CDS encoding ABC transporter ATP-binding protein: MLRIENLSAWYGEAQVLREVSLEVAAGEVVTLVGRNGAGKSTLLRCVMGLHPGQRGTVSFADRDVTKLPAYKRARLGLGWVPDDRGAYATLTVTENLTLPPRVGPDPWPLERVYEAFPALYSRRDSAATMLSGGEQQMLALARVLRMGARLLLCDEPTEGLSPLLVQQVGDLLREAKKHGVTVLLVEQNLHFATGVADRHYLLAEGRIAEAMDNSEVRSRERELLAYLGI, encoded by the coding sequence ATGCTGCGCATTGAGAACCTCTCCGCCTGGTACGGCGAGGCCCAGGTGCTGCGGGAGGTGAGCCTGGAGGTGGCCGCCGGCGAGGTGGTCACCCTGGTCGGGCGCAACGGCGCCGGCAAGTCCACGCTGCTGCGCTGCGTCATGGGACTGCACCCCGGCCAGCGCGGCACGGTCAGCTTCGCCGACCGGGACGTCACGAAGCTGCCCGCGTACAAGCGGGCACGGCTGGGGCTCGGCTGGGTCCCCGACGACCGGGGCGCGTACGCCACGCTGACCGTCACCGAGAACCTGACGCTGCCGCCCCGGGTCGGCCCGGACCCGTGGCCCCTCGAACGGGTCTACGAGGCGTTCCCCGCCCTCTACAGCCGGCGGGACTCGGCGGCCACCATGCTCTCCGGCGGCGAGCAGCAGATGCTCGCGCTGGCCCGGGTGCTGCGCATGGGCGCCCGGCTGCTGCTCTGCGACGAGCCCACCGAGGGCCTGTCCCCACTGCTCGTGCAGCAGGTCGGTGACCTGTTGCGCGAGGCCAAGAAGCACGGCGTGACCGTGCTGCTGGTCGAGCAGAACCTGCACTTCGCCACCGGCGTCGCCGACCGGCACTACCTGCTGGCCGAGGGACGGATCGCGGAGGCGATGGACAACTCCGAGGTGCGCTCGCGGGAGCGCGAGCTGCTCGCGTACCTCGGAATCTGA
- a CDS encoding ABC transporter ATP-binding protein gives MAGQAILSARGLTRDFRGFRAVDGVDLDVAPETVHALVGPNGAGKTTLFNLLTGFLPPSAGRIELAGRDVTGLPPERVARLGVARSFQITSLFPQLGAREHVELALQAPSGLGWRFWRSAKLMRRYRDRADELLAMVGLAELAEAPAEALAYGRKRALELAIALALDPKVLLLDEPTAGMGLEDVDRTVDLIARVRAGRTVVMVEHNMSVVGRLADTVTVLQAGKVLVEGPYEQVRADERVITAYLGAADAAH, from the coding sequence ATGGCCGGCCAAGCGATCCTGTCGGCCCGAGGGCTGACCCGGGACTTCCGGGGGTTCCGGGCGGTCGACGGGGTCGACCTCGACGTGGCGCCGGAGACCGTGCACGCCCTGGTGGGGCCGAACGGTGCCGGCAAGACCACCCTGTTCAACCTGCTCACCGGCTTCCTGCCGCCCAGCGCCGGGCGGATCGAGCTGGCCGGCCGGGACGTCACCGGCCTGCCCCCGGAACGGGTCGCCCGGCTCGGCGTGGCCCGCTCCTTCCAGATCACCAGCCTGTTTCCCCAGCTGGGCGCGCGGGAGCACGTCGAGTTGGCCCTCCAGGCGCCCAGCGGGCTGGGGTGGCGGTTCTGGCGCTCGGCGAAGCTCATGCGCCGCTACCGCGACCGGGCCGACGAGCTGCTCGCCATGGTCGGCCTCGCCGAGCTGGCCGAGGCCCCGGCCGAGGCCCTCGCGTACGGACGCAAGCGCGCCCTGGAGCTGGCCATCGCGCTCGCCCTCGACCCGAAGGTGCTGCTGCTCGACGAGCCCACCGCCGGGATGGGGCTGGAGGACGTGGACCGCACCGTCGACCTGATCGCCCGGGTCCGCGCGGGCCGGACCGTGGTCATGGTCGAACACAACATGAGCGTGGTCGGCCGACTCGCCGACACGGTCACCGTCCTGCAGGCCGGCAAGGTCCTGGTGGAGGGGCCGTACGAGCAGGTCCGCGCCGACGAGCGGGTCATCACCGCCTACCTGGGAGCCGCGGATGCTGCGCATTGA
- a CDS encoding FAD-dependent monooxygenase → MNDRTVLISGAGVAGPALAFWLRRHGFAVTVVENAPGLRPGGQTVDVRGTARQVVERMGLTDRIRAATVREQGMAYVDERGGTRARLPVHAFGGEGIVADIEIERGDLARLLYEATRDDVEYVFDDSIETLDQTGDGVRLTFTRSAPRTVDLVIGADGSHSRTRALAFGPESAYVRPLGAYLAYFSTPYRDETGWFLLHNAPGGRVVGTRPTRDGRTAAFFSFRSGELDVDRRDRAAQQRLLAERFAGVGWRAADLLAAAPAAGDFYFDRYGQVRMDSWSAGRVALLGDAAWCPSPLTGQGTSLALVGAYLLAGELAAARGDHAVAYRRYEELLRPHVARSQELPGGGISGFLPASRAAIRMRDLSMRAMTSRPLRGLATRLFFSKADGIDLPEYAAAR, encoded by the coding sequence ATGAACGACAGGACCGTGCTCATCTCCGGCGCCGGCGTGGCCGGCCCGGCCCTCGCCTTCTGGCTGCGCCGGCACGGCTTCGCCGTGACCGTGGTGGAGAACGCCCCCGGGCTGCGTCCCGGCGGGCAGACGGTCGACGTGCGGGGGACCGCCCGCCAGGTGGTCGAGCGGATGGGGCTGACCGACCGGATCCGGGCCGCGACCGTCCGGGAGCAGGGCATGGCGTACGTCGACGAGCGGGGCGGGACGCGCGCCCGGCTGCCGGTGCACGCCTTCGGTGGGGAGGGCATCGTCGCCGACATCGAGATCGAGCGCGGCGACCTGGCCCGGCTGCTCTACGAGGCCACCCGGGACGACGTCGAGTACGTCTTCGACGACTCGATCGAGACCCTGGACCAGACCGGGGACGGGGTGCGGCTCACCTTCACCCGCTCCGCCCCGCGCACCGTCGACCTGGTGATCGGCGCGGACGGCTCGCACTCCCGCACCCGGGCGCTCGCCTTCGGCCCCGAGTCGGCGTACGTCCGGCCGCTCGGCGCGTACCTCGCCTACTTCTCCACGCCGTACCGGGACGAGACCGGATGGTTCCTGCTGCACAACGCGCCGGGCGGCCGAGTGGTCGGCACCCGCCCGACCCGGGACGGCCGGACCGCCGCGTTCTTCAGCTTCCGCTCGGGCGAACTCGACGTGGACCGCCGGGACCGGGCCGCCCAGCAGCGGCTGCTCGCCGAGCGTTTCGCCGGTGTCGGCTGGCGCGCCGCCGACCTGCTGGCCGCCGCGCCGGCCGCCGGCGACTTCTACTTCGACCGGTACGGCCAGGTGCGGATGGACTCGTGGAGCGCCGGGCGGGTGGCGCTGCTCGGCGACGCCGCCTGGTGCCCGTCCCCGCTCACCGGGCAGGGCACCAGCCTCGCGCTGGTCGGCGCGTACCTGCTGGCCGGCGAGCTGGCGGCGGCGCGGGGCGACCACGCGGTGGCCTACCGCCGCTACGAGGAGCTGCTGCGCCCGCACGTGGCGCGCAGCCAGGAGCTGCCGGGCGGCGGCATCTCCGGTTTCCTGCCGGCCAGCCGGGCCGCGATCCGGATGCGCGACCTGTCGATGCGGGCGATGACCTCCCGCCCGCTGCGCGGGCTGGCCACCCGGCTCTTCTTCAGCAAGGCCGACGGGATCGACCTGCCGGAGTACGCGGCCGCCCGCTGA
- a CDS encoding glycosyltransferase 87 family protein — translation MIIHDFRRLVLQMPAEQPAQPRVSLPKWLLVPGLALLAVSLGAYGAFLRDRPLHGTDFNMYLGAARAFLDGRPVYQVNYGGLDLPYTYPPVTLPFLTPLTLLDDRVALYVWSVAGLLAMLAALWFTTGILGYEGGRGRLGLAAAVLAVLVWTEPLQRNFDLGQINIFVMLLVVADLALPDRSRFKGMGIGAATATKLLPALFVVYLLLTRRIRAAVVAAGTFAGLTLLGAVIQPGNSFDYWVTGRAFNNQPMLGGSGPQYAGNQSLQGFVARQLETNELNTGWWMLSAVVVVVVGLALATALQRTGEEAMALVVVACTMLLVSPVSWSHYWLWTAPMAVVLIDVVRRSTGVSRVLAGVVAVAAILPFVLWPGPTRTGEIIPRGLIWKSGHMDGWPRWFAVDSYALTALVLFALAALWLLHRRRAGRSEAPSTDLPAGR, via the coding sequence ATGATCATTCACGATTTCCGCCGGCTCGTTCTCCAGATGCCGGCGGAGCAGCCGGCTCAACCGCGGGTGTCCCTGCCGAAGTGGCTGCTCGTTCCCGGCCTCGCGTTGCTGGCCGTCTCGCTCGGGGCGTATGGCGCCTTCCTGCGGGACCGGCCGCTGCACGGCACGGACTTCAACATGTACCTCGGCGCCGCCCGGGCGTTCCTGGACGGCCGACCGGTCTACCAGGTCAACTACGGCGGGCTGGACCTGCCGTACACCTATCCGCCGGTCACGCTGCCGTTCCTGACGCCGTTGACCCTGCTGGACGACCGCGTCGCGCTGTACGTGTGGAGCGTGGCGGGCCTGCTCGCGATGCTGGCCGCGCTGTGGTTCACCACCGGGATCCTCGGCTACGAGGGAGGGCGGGGTCGGCTGGGTCTCGCCGCCGCGGTGCTCGCGGTGCTGGTGTGGACCGAGCCCCTGCAGCGCAATTTCGACCTGGGTCAGATCAACATCTTCGTCATGCTGCTGGTCGTGGCCGATCTCGCCCTGCCCGACCGGAGCCGGTTCAAGGGGATGGGCATCGGGGCGGCGACCGCGACCAAGCTGCTGCCCGCTCTCTTCGTGGTCTACCTGCTGCTGACGCGACGAATCCGCGCGGCCGTCGTCGCGGCGGGCACCTTCGCCGGGCTCACGCTGCTGGGCGCCGTCATCCAACCGGGCAACTCGTTCGACTACTGGGTGACCGGTCGGGCGTTCAACAACCAGCCGATGCTGGGCGGGTCGGGCCCGCAGTACGCCGGCAACCAGTCCCTGCAGGGATTCGTCGCCCGCCAGTTGGAGACCAACGAGTTGAACACGGGCTGGTGGATGCTGTCCGCGGTCGTCGTGGTGGTGGTCGGCCTCGCGCTCGCGACCGCGCTGCAACGCACCGGTGAGGAGGCGATGGCCCTGGTGGTCGTCGCCTGCACCATGCTCCTCGTCTCGCCGGTCAGCTGGTCGCACTACTGGCTCTGGACCGCTCCGATGGCGGTGGTGCTCATCGACGTCGTGCGGCGCTCCACGGGCGTGTCACGTGTGCTCGCGGGCGTGGTGGCGGTCGCGGCGATCCTGCCCTTCGTCCTCTGGCCGGGCCCGACCCGGACCGGCGAGATCATCCCGCGGGGGCTGATCTGGAAGTCCGGCCACATGGACGGGTGGCCGCGGTGGTTCGCGGTCGACTCCTACGCGCTGACCGCGCTGGTGCTCTTCGCGCTCGCCGCGCTCTGGCTGCTCCACCGGCGACGTGCCGGACGGTCGGAGGCCCCGTCGACCGACCTCCCCGCCGGGAGGTGA
- a CDS encoding ABC transporter substrate-binding protein, translating into MRRSVGVAAASAAAVLVAGCGGGGPQSGGDQKLTGDKIVLGVLNDQSGAYSELSGRNSVKAVEMAIADFKAKYGDKAVTKNISVETADHQNKPDVANSKAQEMYDRKGVDAILDVPTSSAALKVADVAKEKKKLYFNIGAATTDLTGKSCNKYTFHYAYDTYMLAHGTGTVTTQQVGKNWYILYPNYAFGQDMEKSFSAAITAAGGQVVGKDGAPFPNTSGDYSSFLLKAPTLNPKPQVLGTMQAGAELVNVVKQYNEFKLRDKGVGLAVGLMFITDIHSLTPAALAGTTYTDAWYWNFDQQNREWADRFQKETGTRPSFAHAANYSAAMQYLEAVQAAGTDDADTVVKGLEGKEVNDLFLRNGKIRAEDHRVIHDAYLAQVKPQAEVSEPWDYVKILKTIPAAEAFRAPSADCKM; encoded by the coding sequence ATGCGCAGGAGCGTGGGTGTGGCCGCCGCCTCGGCGGCGGCGGTGCTGGTGGCCGGTTGCGGCGGTGGTGGGCCGCAGTCCGGCGGCGACCAGAAGCTGACCGGCGACAAGATCGTGCTGGGTGTCCTCAACGACCAGTCCGGTGCCTACTCGGAGCTGTCCGGGCGGAACTCGGTCAAGGCCGTGGAGATGGCCATCGCCGACTTCAAGGCCAAGTACGGCGACAAGGCGGTCACCAAGAACATCAGCGTGGAGACGGCCGACCACCAGAACAAGCCGGACGTGGCCAACAGCAAGGCCCAGGAGATGTACGACCGCAAGGGCGTCGACGCCATCCTCGACGTGCCGACCTCCTCGGCCGCCCTCAAGGTCGCCGACGTGGCCAAGGAGAAGAAAAAGCTCTACTTCAACATCGGCGCGGCGACCACCGACCTGACCGGCAAGAGCTGCAACAAGTACACGTTCCACTACGCGTACGACACCTACATGCTGGCCCACGGCACCGGCACGGTGACCACCCAGCAGGTCGGCAAGAACTGGTACATCCTCTACCCGAACTACGCGTTCGGGCAGGACATGGAGAAGAGCTTCTCCGCCGCCATCACCGCCGCCGGCGGGCAGGTGGTCGGCAAGGACGGCGCGCCGTTCCCGAACACCAGCGGCGACTACTCCTCGTTCCTGCTCAAGGCCCCCACGCTGAACCCGAAGCCGCAGGTGCTCGGCACCATGCAGGCCGGCGCCGAGCTGGTCAACGTGGTGAAGCAGTACAACGAGTTCAAGCTGCGGGACAAGGGCGTCGGGCTGGCCGTCGGCCTGATGTTCATCACCGACATCCACTCGCTCACCCCGGCCGCGCTCGCCGGCACCACCTACACCGACGCCTGGTACTGGAACTTCGACCAGCAGAACCGGGAGTGGGCCGACCGGTTCCAGAAGGAGACCGGCACCCGGCCGTCGTTCGCCCACGCGGCCAACTACTCGGCGGCCATGCAGTACCTGGAGGCCGTGCAGGCCGCCGGCACCGACGACGCGGACACCGTGGTCAAGGGCCTGGAGGGCAAGGAGGTCAACGACCTCTTCCTGCGCAACGGCAAGATCCGCGCGGAGGACCACCGGGTCATCCACGATGCGTACCTGGCCCAGGTGAAGCCGCAGGCCGAGGTGAGTGAGCCGTGGGACTACGTGAAGATCCTCAAGACCATCCCGGCGGCCGAGGCGTTCCGCGCCCCGTCGGCGGATTGCAAGATGTGA
- a CDS encoding branched-chain amino acid ABC transporter permease: MSGFLQNTFNGLVGGAFYALLALGLAVIFGMLRVVNFAHGAFYMLGAFGAYVLLAEAGVPFWAALVIMPLALGLLGMVLERAVIHRLTRLDPLYNFLLTFGLTLILQDLVKSRYGVQSSPYATPTELSGTVDFGLFDFPTYRVFILGFTVLLCVAVWWVLGRTRVGMVVRAATERPELTRAFGIDVGRWVTPVFGFGIALAGLAGVLAAPMRAVNPLMGADLIIVVFAVVVIGGLGSIFGSVAAGFGIGLIQAWGEAYLSDFPIVSQTVVFVVMAAVLLWRPAGLFGREEAPA, from the coding sequence ATGTCAGGTTTCCTGCAGAACACGTTCAACGGGCTGGTGGGCGGGGCGTTCTACGCCCTGCTCGCCCTCGGGCTCGCGGTCATCTTCGGCATGCTCCGGGTGGTGAACTTCGCCCACGGCGCCTTCTACATGCTCGGCGCCTTCGGGGCGTACGTGCTGCTCGCCGAGGCGGGCGTGCCGTTCTGGGCCGCGTTGGTGATCATGCCGCTGGCGCTGGGCCTGCTCGGCATGGTGCTGGAGCGGGCGGTGATCCACCGCCTGACCCGGCTCGACCCGCTCTACAACTTCCTGCTCACCTTCGGCCTCACGCTGATCCTGCAGGACCTGGTGAAGTCCCGGTACGGCGTGCAGTCCAGCCCGTACGCCACCCCGACCGAGCTGAGCGGGACCGTCGACTTCGGCCTGTTCGACTTCCCCACCTACCGGGTCTTCATCCTCGGGTTCACCGTGCTGCTCTGCGTCGCGGTCTGGTGGGTGCTCGGCCGGACCCGGGTCGGCATGGTGGTCCGGGCCGCCACCGAGCGTCCCGAGCTGACGCGGGCCTTCGGCATCGACGTGGGGAGGTGGGTCACCCCGGTGTTCGGCTTCGGCATCGCGCTGGCCGGGCTGGCCGGGGTGCTCGCCGCCCCGATGCGGGCGGTGAACCCGCTGATGGGCGCCGACCTGATCATCGTGGTCTTCGCGGTGGTGGTGATCGGTGGGCTCGGCTCGATCTTCGGCTCGGTGGCCGCCGGCTTCGGCATCGGCCTGATCCAGGCTTGGGGCGAGGCGTACCTGTCGGACTTCCCGATCGTGTCGCAGACCGTCGTGTTCGTGGTGATGGCCGCGGTGCTGCTCTGGCGGCCGGCCGGCCTGTTCGGCCGAGAGGAGGCACCGGCATGA
- a CDS encoding alcohol dehydrogenase catalytic domain-containing protein, giving the protein MRALVVRGRGATPAVEEVRLPDPGPGELRVRIRAAGICHSDLAMVDGTVAPAYPLVLGHEATGVVAEAGPGTRLAVGTPVVLNWAPACRACWHCRHGEPWLCTANTGASVARGETADGGPLQVTLGLGALAEEVVVPERAAIEVPAGLPPEQAALLGCAVLTGTGAVRNTARVAPGESVAVIGLGGVGLAVLTAARRAGAAPILAVDVAEAKRELALAAGATDFLLSDDTLAKEIRARTEGRGVDHAFECVGRSVTIRAAWRATRRGGAVTVVGMGAKDDLLSLSALDIFHSARTLRSSVYGSSDPDREVPELAVALADGSLDLAPLVSGAIPLDEAPAALDRLARGEGARWVVTFPD; this is encoded by the coding sequence GTGAGGGCGCTCGTGGTCCGCGGTCGGGGCGCCACCCCGGCCGTCGAGGAGGTACGCCTGCCCGACCCCGGTCCCGGCGAGCTGCGGGTGCGGATCCGGGCCGCCGGCATCTGCCACTCCGACCTGGCCATGGTGGACGGCACGGTGGCGCCCGCGTACCCGCTGGTGCTCGGGCACGAGGCGACCGGCGTGGTGGCCGAGGCCGGGCCCGGCACGCGGCTGGCCGTCGGCACGCCCGTGGTGCTCAACTGGGCCCCCGCCTGCCGCGCGTGCTGGCACTGCCGGCACGGCGAGCCCTGGCTCTGCACGGCCAACACCGGGGCCTCGGTGGCCCGGGGCGAGACCGCCGACGGCGGGCCGCTCCAGGTCACGCTCGGGCTCGGCGCGCTCGCCGAGGAGGTGGTGGTGCCCGAGCGGGCCGCCATCGAGGTGCCGGCCGGCCTGCCGCCGGAGCAGGCCGCGCTGCTGGGCTGCGCGGTGCTCACCGGCACGGGCGCGGTCCGCAACACGGCCCGGGTCGCTCCCGGCGAGTCGGTGGCGGTGATCGGCCTCGGTGGGGTCGGCCTCGCCGTGCTGACCGCCGCCCGGCGGGCCGGCGCGGCGCCGATCCTCGCCGTCGACGTGGCCGAGGCGAAGCGGGAGCTCGCCCTGGCCGCCGGGGCCACCGACTTCCTCCTGTCCGACGACACCCTCGCCAAGGAGATCCGGGCGCGCACCGAGGGGCGCGGCGTCGACCACGCCTTCGAGTGCGTCGGCCGGTCCGTCACCATCCGGGCCGCCTGGCGGGCGACGCGGCGCGGGGGAGCGGTCACCGTGGTCGGCATGGGCGCCAAGGACGACCTGCTCAGCCTGTCGGCGCTGGACATCTTCCACTCGGCCCGCACCCTGCGGTCCTCGGTCTACGGCTCCTCGGACCCGGACCGGGAGGTGCCGGAGCTGGCCGTCGCGCTCGCCGACGGCAGTCTGGACCTGGCGCCGCTGGTCAGCGGCGCCATCCCCCTGGACGAGGCGCCCGCGGCGCTGGACCGGCTGGCCCGGGGCGAGGGCGCCCGCTGGGTGGTCACCTTCCCGGACTGA
- a CDS encoding branched-chain amino acid ABC transporter permease, translated as MTSAVDTPAEESARPAPPSGLLTVARAPGWVRYALLAAGLVVALWLPNGLYPAVAVDILCWALFAVSVDLLLGFTGLMSFGHAAFWGTSAYVTGLVAIHAGLPFPAAVLAGALAAALLALPIGYLAVKRTGIYFAMVTLAFAQMVYYVANEWRSVTQGENGLQGVPREFFGADLSDDYYFYYAILPIVLLGLLAAWRIVHSPFGRVLVGIRDNPARARALGYPVHRYKLTAFVLSGFLAGLGGGLFAVGHRFVSLDVLHWTTSGKAVIVVVLGGIGTLWGGVLGAALVVRLEDWLSFSGFEAIGLVTGGIFVLVVLLFRRGIWGTGSALALRWRRPRRRE; from the coding sequence ATGACCAGTGCCGTCGACACCCCTGCCGAGGAGTCGGCCCGGCCGGCCCCGCCGTCGGGGCTGCTCACCGTCGCCCGCGCGCCCGGCTGGGTCCGGTACGCGCTGCTCGCCGCCGGCCTGGTCGTGGCCCTCTGGCTGCCGAACGGGCTCTACCCGGCGGTGGCCGTGGACATCCTCTGCTGGGCGCTGTTCGCCGTCTCGGTGGACCTGCTGCTCGGCTTCACCGGGCTGATGTCCTTCGGGCACGCCGCGTTCTGGGGCACCTCGGCGTACGTGACCGGCCTGGTGGCGATCCACGCCGGCCTGCCCTTCCCGGCGGCCGTGCTGGCCGGCGCCCTGGCCGCGGCGCTGCTCGCGCTGCCGATCGGCTACCTCGCGGTCAAGCGCACCGGCATCTACTTCGCCATGGTCACCCTCGCGTTCGCGCAGATGGTCTACTACGTGGCCAACGAGTGGCGGTCGGTCACCCAGGGCGAGAACGGCCTCCAGGGCGTGCCCCGGGAGTTCTTCGGCGCGGACCTCTCCGACGACTACTACTTCTACTACGCGATCCTGCCGATCGTGCTGCTCGGCCTGCTCGCCGCCTGGCGGATCGTGCACTCGCCGTTCGGCCGGGTGCTGGTCGGCATCCGGGACAACCCGGCCCGGGCCCGCGCGCTCGGCTACCCGGTGCACCGCTACAAGCTGACCGCGTTCGTCCTCTCCGGCTTCCTGGCCGGGCTCGGCGGCGGGCTCTTCGCGGTCGGCCACCGGTTCGTCTCGCTGGACGTGCTGCACTGGACCACCTCCGGCAAGGCGGTCATCGTGGTGGTGCTCGGCGGCATCGGCACCCTCTGGGGCGGCGTGCTCGGTGCGGCCCTGGTGGTCCGGCTGGAGGACTGGCTGTCGTTCTCCGGCTTCGAGGCCATCGGCCTGGTCACCGGCGGCATCTTCGTCCTCGTGGTGCTGCTGTTCCGGCGCGGCATCTGGGGCACCGGGTCCGCTCTGGCGCTGCGCTGGCGGCGCCCGCGGCGGCGGGAATAG